CAGAGCTTTACAGTACAGTCGGCCGATCCCGATGCAAGCAATGCTCCTTCACAACTAAAACAACAGCAGGATATATTGACCAAGAGCATATTTCACGAAACAATAGAATTAAGCAAATCCCTCAAATTACAAGTAAATGCAGTTCAACCTTGCGTCACAGAACAGCGCACATCATGAACGGTCACCGGAAGAAACAATATACCCCCTCCATCGCAAAAAAAAAGAGTGCAATTCTAGCTTTGAACCTTGGCAAGCGTTTGTCCAGATTCAaagctagaattgcattctttttggtaCGGAGGGAGCATGTTTGAGGCCTTACATTGCAACTTAAATAAAGTGGAAACCGGCGCAAAAGGAAAAAGGGGCAACCTACAGCAGAGTTTAATCTTTACATGCTGTATATCCCACTGGTATGGGTTGCTAACTTGCAGTAAACCAATGAGTGCATTGCCATTTACAAAGGTTCTCCCCCCAAAAGAAGGTGCATTGCTGCTAGTGTTTTAAGGACTTGCCTATTAGTATAACAGTAACATCATGTGTCGTATGTTGGAGAAGATGAAATTTGTACTGCTTCTCAAAATATAGGGATCCATGGTATATTGAAGTTGTAAGACAAGAAATTACCAAACAATCCCCCGTTctagcttttctaggtacattgtttttgctatgcacctagatatagatCATCAATCATGTCTACATACAtaacaaaagttatgtatctagaaaatctggaacgacttataatttggaatggagggagtacatgagAGTGATTAAGGACCTCCGGTGTACATACAAAAGGCAATGAGAGAATAACAAAACAGAGAGCGCTAAACCCAAAATAGTACTATGCTTTGAAGCCTAGACGCTAAGTTTGGCTAAAGATATTTGAATCAGATTGCAAACCTGGTtgagaaaaaaaattcaaatgttCTGTTTAAAGAGCTCATAGGACAAGTATCAACTTTGAtcaactaaaaaactaaagcaagCAGGAACAGAGCAACTTTGCCCTTTTAGCTGATGCCCATAGACTCATGTATTCTGAAACACATCAGAATCTGTGAGACCACCAGTTTCAAGACATCATTTCATGAGATCAAATTACATGATCTTCAAATTAAATACTATCAACAAGGATTAAGAAATGTTTAGCACTGATTCCTTGATACAGCACTATTGTAAAATTACATGGTCCTGCTGATTAAACTGGTTATGAGTGGCTGCTAGACTTGCCAGCTTATCAAGAAATGTTTTCCTTTTAACTACAATGAACACTTGCTCTTTAGGCAAGCTCACGCAAGAGGTATTAAGATAAAATAAAAAGAGACTTGGCGTGAACTAAAAAAGTTACAACAGCATATAATGATTACCTGAAAGCAAGTGTCCACACACAAGAACTGTGTCCTAGTAGTGGTGAAACACAACGGCCAGTCGAGAGATCCCATATCATGATTGTTCCATCTTCATCTCCAGAGGCCATGTATCGTCCATCAGGTGACATTGCCAGTGATAAAACCATACTCCTATGACCAATAAACATCCGTATGCATTCACCCGTCTGAACATCCCAGAGTCTTACAGTTTTATCGCTCGAGCCGGTGGCAATGTAGTTACAGTTTACATGCCACTGGACACACTGTTATGCAAAATATTTCCAGgcagaaggaaaaaaaaagatcagCCAAGGCATGCTGGCATCAATGCAGGGCATTGATAAAAACAAGTAGATATCCAAACATAAAAGAATTAAAAACATCAATAATCCAATTTAACCAAACCATTATTCTCAAATTATATTAACGTATTGGACCAACAAGTTCACTTACATCAACATCAGAAAGATGCCCAGCCATTATTCGCAAAGGCTGGATTTTATCCATTGACCAAATTCTAGCAGTCCTGTCGTGTGAAGCACTAGCAAAGTAATGCCCAACTGGGCTGAACtgtaataaaaaaataaacaaagaagGTATCAACAAATAGTATAATGCATAAGGAGTGTTAAAATCTTTACAAATACAAGGTCAACATCATAAATGgctattcacaaattcacatactTGGACATCCCAAACCGGGTAGTTGTGTCCTTTGTAACAGACAAGATTGGCATTCaacttggtgctccatagtcttACTGTAACAAATAAAATAAGGATAACAGTGATAAATTTAAAAGACAGCTAAAAAGAAAAGGATTGCTACAAAATTTAAACACTGTCTACGATGTGAGATGTCTTACTTGTCGAGTCTGAAGATGATGATAAGAGGAAATCACAAAACGGGCTAAAGGCCGCAGAATAAACTGGTCCAGAATGGCCTTGAAATAGTGTATAGGTTCTTTTCCCCTCATCTAATGTCGATATGCGCTCACCCTGGGAAGACCCATTCTCACTCTGTGAACTGGCTGAAATTCAAAGTTTACTGAATTAGCAAACACCATCAGTATTCAACTAGAATATTTGAATGCTAGAATTATTCTCATGTCCATAACAGGCTTTAGAGACATAATGCGATTGCaagctactccctctgttccaaattatagttcactctacctttgtcctaagtcaaactaccataactttgaccaagtttatagaaaaatgtaTCAACATCTAGACTctactctaccgcttgcaccaggcccacccttcttaaagggcgtacccagtgcagagagctcccgcgctGTGCGGCAAATTAGTTTTATCAAATTCTTCATGAAATATGTCTTGATAGTACATTTATTTGAACTTGTGTCGATatctttttttctaaaaacttggtcaaagCTAGCAGAGtttgacttataggacaaagctaaagtgaactataatttggaatggagggtgtAGTCGAGAATTGAAAAACACAACCAACTTTGACTTTAAGATGATATATTGCACTTTGTGTTTTTAACATAAGCTGATTAAATTTTCAAAACACTATGTCAAACATGACCTTTGCCTAAACTAGATGCAAAATTATGCATGTAGTTCAGCATAGCAAATATTAAGAATATGAAGATACAGAGTGAAAGAATTGGTAAGGAATAAGAAAGTGTCTAACTTACACATTTTTGCTGGTTGGCCAATCTTTGACATATCCCAGACCTGTTGGAAACCAAGGACATTTTACCAACTAAAAATACAAATAGCATGAAAAAGAAGATATGACATTTGACCTGAATGGACTGACCTTCACTGACGAATCAGAAAACCCACCAACAACCAGCGATCCGTCGTGTGATATTGATGAGCAGTTTAATCTGTGTTCCACATGATGATACTCAAACCACAGTATTAACAATGAGGTCATAAGTATTTAATAACAGTTATATTTACCCATTATGTGTATTAACGAATGTGTAGAAGCTGACAGATGGCAATGCCACACTATTCAGTTGTGCACGGTTTCGCAGGTCCTCAAGAATCGATTGTTCAACTTCAACAGGCCTGAAACATAAAGACTTTTCATACTCGTACATCTCAAGGTTGATTAATTTGACAGAAAAAAGTGTGAAACAATTAAACCAACACAAACCTCCGAACTAAACAATTAAACGTTATAGGCAGAAAAATTTGCCGTATGAGTTCAAACTGCATATTACAATGTATTACGGCTATCACCCTAAATGGGGAAAAGGCTAAAGTATGTGAGACCCAAAGAATTGAGCACAAAAAGGGTCAACAAACAAAGCAAAAGGCATCATTTGGTCTGTCGTGAATTATTCAGGGCCTTAATTTTTTATGTTGTCCTATAAAACGAGCTTCACTTTCAGTTCTATTACAAAATAAGCTTCCTGATCACAAAATCAAAATTTCTAGCAAGTAGATGAAATTCACATGTGGGACCTGGGGGTACCTTTCAGTGACAATAATGACATTCCTGAAGGAAGCCTAAAGTATGGTATTATTTGGCACTTTGAAAAGATTAGGCACACTAACAGACAACACATGAAAAATTGGAAGGACAATTTACCATAGATAACCAGAAAGGAATTACAAACATACGTTGCTGGGAGAGTTAGCTCCGGTTTCACTCGAGGTGCCACAGAAACCATGCTTGTTTCAGTTCTGACGTTTTTTCCAGTCGCACCTACAAGCTTGTCCTTTTTGGCCTTCTTAAGAGAAGCACCTTGCTTTCCACCTTCTGCATTTCTTTTCTGTAGCAAAATGTAATGAGAAAACTTATGACAAGGAATAGTAAATGAAATATGGGTTGCAAAGACACCAAAATTCCTATGATCAGGAACACAGGTATGCACAGTCGAACCAAGCAATGAGCGTTTGCTATTAGCTACAGCCTACAGATAGCGCAGTTGGGCTGTTGGGGGCACATTCTCAGACACACGAGTAAAACAAAGGTCGGTATTTCAATGGCAACAGTACAGATTAGAGAACACATAATGAAAAAATTCTGATATTACAAAAGAGTTCCTTGCCTTGTTATCTTCTGCATCAGCATCCTTGCTTTCAGCTTCTATTTTATCAGATTCTGCTAGTGCCTTCTCCATTCGCTCTTCAACAGAATCTTCAAGCAACTGCAAAACATGATTTAGTTGAAGTGCACGAGAGCATATTGAACAGAATATATTAACTTGGCTGGCAATACATCAAATACAAACTATTTAATCTGCAATGTTGGCTATTTAACACAACTTAAGTGGAAAACAGACCAACAGATGCATAACATACCCCCCAATGTACTTCCTCCTGATTTATCTGTTTTGCCAAGTCCTTGCTTGTCCCAATCAGAGCAACAACGTCAGCATCATCAGAGATTAATGAGGGCTGCCCAGGAGATACTGCCAATGTAGCGTACATAGAAGTGGTAGAGAAGATTGTCAGAAGTGAAAATGCAGAAGTATAATGTActctctgataccagattgttatgtggctgctaggattgagagggagagagagcagaGGGAGAGGCGGCGTCGGGCGGGCTACAGGacccgtggtgctacagtaaagagGGTACTGTTTGTGGCCATAATTGGGGCGGCTGGGGCTGCGAGGGAGGCCGGAGGCCGGCCGGGGGCCTTGCCCACGGCCGAGCAAGagggaagggatttccttcttaattcttgcttgattagattaaTACAtttcctctccttatatagagaggtttacttgactcccaagcaaggcttacttgacccttaagcaagcgacccttatctctaattaaccctaacactagcGGACTATACCGCCAGCCCAGGCCCAATAGGCTCATGACATACTCTAACAAGTACATTTCAACAGATCATGGAATTGTACCTTCAAAAGTTATGTGCTCATTGATTACTCCAAGCACCACAAGGGCTTGTGTTTTCTGGAGATACTGGAGAAGCAATTCATACGAATACTGCAATTGAAAATAAGGTAAAAAAATTAGTTGGGGGAGCTGAtgtttttattccaaatagcaacaCCAAAGCTTCCAAGAAATCAAATCACAATAGCTGCAAGGAATGCAGCAGAAAGATAAAGAATAATGGTGTGCTGACACAAAAACGTGAAAACTTCAGCAGAGAACACTGAGCTTGTTCTTGCCTATAAAATCCATAACACAGAGCTGCTATAACTCCCAAAATATAACAATACGAGACCTGTTATGGCAAGTGTTTCTGGCCCAGGGGGGGCACATGGTACTTCATCGCGTGAACAGTACCACGAATTgcattagattagattagattggtTTGGTTTATTAGGAAAGAGATAAGTTAGATTGATTCTGTTAGATATTTGCTTAGGAGTCAAGTCAGCTCATCTCTATAAAAGAGACAGTTAGGTACCAATTAGAGGCAAGAAGAAATCGATCTAAGAAGCAGCTCAGAGCCTCCAGAGGGAGAGCGAGTTAGCAGATCTATCTGATGTTCTTGTATCCCGTTCCCCAATCAAtctatcacaa
The nucleotide sequence above comes from Miscanthus floridulus cultivar M001 chromosome 18, ASM1932011v1, whole genome shotgun sequence. Encoded proteins:
- the LOC136520417 gene encoding transcription initiation factor TFIID subunit 5-like; the encoded protein is MEDEEMEKKVQQYLQRKGFRLTELALQEERNRLSTSATSDVALARSDNDPARYHDGYSRLRTWAYSSLDQHKHELLRVLYPVFIHSFMDLVAEGHMQEARSFFHTFREDHEVMHSRDLQMLEGVLSPSHLEEMELARSFRKNKFKIKLCEYSYELLLQYLQKTQALVVLGVINEHITFEVSPGQPSLISDDADVVALIGTSKDLAKQINQEEVHWGLLEDSVEERMEKALAESDKIEAESKDADAEDNKKRNAEGGKQGASLKKAKKDKLVGATGKNVRTETSMVSVAPRVKPELTLPATPVEVEQSILEDLRNRAQLNSVALPSVSFYTFVNTHNGLNCSSISHDGSLVVGGFSDSSVKVWDMSKIGQPAKMSSSQSENGSSQGERISTLDEGKRTYTLFQGHSGPVYSAAFSPFCDFLLSSSSDSTIRLWSTKLNANLVCYKGHNYPVWDVQFSPVGHYFASASHDRTARIWSMDKIQPLRIMAGHLSDVDCVQWHVNCNYIATGSSDKTVRLWDVQTGECIRMFIGHRSMVLSLAMSPDGRYMASGDEDGTIMIWDLSTGRCVSPLLGHSSCVWTLAFSCEGALLASGSADCTVKLWDVASSTKTLKTEDTKGSSANRLRLLKALPTKSTPVYSLRFSRRNLLFASGVLSLNSS